The proteins below come from a single Jaculus jaculus isolate mJacJac1 chromosome 12, mJacJac1.mat.Y.cur, whole genome shotgun sequence genomic window:
- the LOC123453718 gene encoding 60S ribosomal protein L12, with translation MPPKFDPNEIKVVYLRCTGGEVGATSALAPKIGPLGLSPKKVGDDIAKATGDWKGLRITVKLTIQNRQAQIEVVPSASALIIKALKEPPRDRKKQKNIKHSGNISFDEIVNIARQMRHRSLARELSGTIKEILGTAQSVGCNVDGRHPHDIIDDINSGAVECPAS, from the coding sequence ATGCCGCCTAAGTTCGACCCCAACGAGATCAAAGTGGTGTACCTCAGGTGCACCGGAGGCGAGGTCGGCGCCACATCTGCTCTGGCCCCCAAGATCGGTCCCCTgggtctgtctccaaaaaaagttGGTGATGACATCGCCAAGGCAACCGGTGATTGGAAGGGTCTGAGGATTACAGTGAAGCTGACCATTCAGAACAGACAGGCTCAGATTGAAGTGGtgccttctgcttctgccctGATCATCAAAGCCCTCAAGGAGCcaccaagagacagaaagaagcagaaaaacattAAACACAGTGGCAATATTTCTTTTGATGAGATTGTCAACATTGCCCGACAGATGCGCCACCGGTCTTTGGCCAGAGAACTTTCTGGAACCATCAAAGAGATCCTGGGCACTGCACAGTCTGTGGGATGCAATGTGGATGGCCGCCACCCACATGATATCATAGACGACATCAACAGTGGGGCAGTGGAATGCCCAGCTAGCTAA